From Eleftheria terrae, the proteins below share one genomic window:
- a CDS encoding cobalamin biosynthesis protein — protein MSSFSVAVGLGCDRGTPLATVRTAIEQALRQAGLQWGQVAVLATIDAKADEPAFLQLAEALARPLHFYPAEALARVPVPNPSATVLRFMGTPSVSEAAALLAAETDTGSLLVEKHRYRGSCGRNATVSLARVRAGAAHDTEHKERS, from the coding sequence GTGAGCAGCTTCAGCGTGGCGGTGGGCCTGGGTTGCGACCGCGGCACGCCGCTGGCCACGGTGCGCACGGCCATCGAGCAGGCCCTGCGGCAGGCGGGCCTGCAATGGGGCCAGGTGGCCGTGCTGGCCACCATCGACGCGAAGGCCGACGAGCCGGCCTTCCTGCAGCTGGCCGAGGCACTGGCGCGGCCACTGCACTTCTACCCGGCCGAGGCACTCGCCCGCGTGCCGGTGCCCAACCCCTCGGCGACCGTGCTGCGCTTCATGGGCACGCCATCGGTGTCCGAGGCGGCCGCCCTGCTGGCCGCCGAGACGGACACCGGCAGCCTGCTGGTCGAGAAACACCGCTACCGCGGCAGCTGCGGTCGCAACGCCACGGTGTCGCTCGCCCGTGTGCGGGCCGGCGCGGCGCATGACACCGAGCACAAGGAGAGATCGTGA
- a CDS encoding YbfB/YjiJ family MFS transporter, whose amino-acid sequence MRTDPSLAHRPPDLTAASITVAGLVALAVAMGIGRFAFTPLLPLMLRDGTLSAAAGAEWAAANYGGYLLGAMTAAWFSGQPQRGLRLGLLGVALATLAVACMDGAVAPGWLGALLRAAAGVFSAWVMVCASSWCLAELARRQASQWGSWMYVGVGLGIMLAGGLAWLGGRQPARWLWLELGGLAVLGAVFALRPLRGSGRVGASAGWRMAPPPAAAAAASGGKRGQPALVLCYGLFGFGYIVPATFLPAMARQQVADPLVFGLMWPLFGLAAAVSVAAAARWLSGWPRRRVWALAQGVMALGTALPLLAAQGLWVLAVSAVLVGGTFMVATMAGLQLAREQAPAHATALLARMTMAFAAGQIAGPLLVRVLGAGRWAGWDALAWANAAATALLLMSAAWLWRAPAPAAVPAASPST is encoded by the coding sequence ATGCGTACCGACCCCTCCCTTGCTCACCGGCCGCCTGACCTGACGGCGGCGTCGATCACCGTGGCCGGCCTTGTCGCGTTGGCGGTGGCAATGGGCATCGGCCGCTTTGCCTTCACGCCGCTGCTGCCGCTGATGCTGCGCGACGGCACGCTGAGCGCGGCCGCAGGCGCGGAATGGGCGGCCGCCAACTATGGCGGCTACCTGCTCGGCGCCATGACGGCGGCCTGGTTCTCCGGCCAGCCGCAGCGCGGCCTGCGTCTGGGCCTGCTCGGCGTGGCGCTGGCCACGCTGGCGGTGGCATGCATGGACGGCGCCGTGGCGCCCGGCTGGCTGGGCGCGCTGCTGCGCGCCGCAGCCGGCGTCTTCAGCGCCTGGGTCATGGTGTGCGCCAGCAGCTGGTGCCTGGCGGAGCTGGCCCGGCGGCAGGCGTCGCAGTGGGGCAGCTGGATGTATGTCGGCGTGGGCCTCGGCATCATGCTGGCCGGTGGGCTGGCGTGGCTCGGCGGGCGGCAGCCGGCCCGATGGTTGTGGCTCGAGCTGGGCGGGCTTGCGGTGCTGGGCGCGGTGTTCGCGCTGCGGCCGCTGCGAGGCAGCGGCCGCGTTGGCGCGTCTGCCGGGTGGCGCATGGCGCCACCGCCGGCTGCAGCGGCAGCCGCCTCGGGGGGGAAGCGCGGGCAGCCGGCGCTGGTGCTGTGCTATGGCCTGTTCGGGTTTGGCTATATCGTGCCGGCCACCTTCCTGCCCGCCATGGCGCGGCAGCAGGTGGCCGATCCGCTGGTGTTCGGGCTGATGTGGCCGTTGTTCGGGCTGGCCGCTGCCGTGTCGGTGGCGGCGGCGGCGCGCTGGCTGTCGGGCTGGCCGCGCAGGCGGGTCTGGGCGCTGGCGCAGGGCGTCATGGCGCTGGGTACCGCGCTGCCGCTGCTGGCCGCGCAGGGCCTGTGGGTGCTGGCGGTGTCGGCCGTGCTGGTGGGCGGCACCTTCATGGTGGCCACCATGGCGGGCCTGCAGCTGGCTCGCGAGCAGGCGCCGGCCCATGCGACCGCGCTGCTGGCGCGCATGACGATGGCCTTCGCCGCCGGGCAGATCGCCGGCCCGCTGCTGGTGCGTGTGCTCGGCGCCGGCCGCTGGGCCGGCTGGGACGCCCTGGCATGGGCCAATGCGGCAGCCACCGCGCTGCTGCTGATGTCGGCGGCCTGGCTGTGGCGCGCGCCTGCGCCGGCAGCCGTACCGGCAGCTTCACCTTCAACCTGA
- a CDS encoding LysR family transcriptional regulator, translating into MRMMDLDDLHIFRCVVREGGVTRAASQLHRVPSNVTTRIKQFEERLGLALFQRQGRRLVLTDAGRTVLGHAERLLQMADLAEQELRSGVVRGALRLGSLESAAGARLPPVLSAFHARYPEVSIELQTGTSTALLRRLERFEVEAAFVSEPLEKGRLRSVPAFDEELVLITAKQAPAPRRAADLDGRTLLAFPHGCSYRRRLLEWAAEGGASPGRILDLGSYHAIVACVAAGAGVAIVPAEVLDQAVLGSSVQRHPLPARLRVNRTHLVWQGEASAPLRALMEMLPPPRARRRTAA; encoded by the coding sequence ATGAGAATGATGGACCTGGACGACCTCCACATCTTCCGCTGCGTGGTGAGGGAAGGCGGCGTCACCCGCGCCGCCAGCCAGCTGCACCGGGTGCCTTCCAACGTCACCACCCGCATCAAGCAGTTCGAGGAGCGCCTGGGCCTGGCCCTGTTCCAGCGCCAGGGTCGCCGCCTGGTGCTCACCGATGCGGGCCGCACCGTGCTCGGCCATGCCGAGCGGCTGCTGCAGATGGCCGACCTGGCCGAGCAGGAACTGCGCAGCGGTGTCGTGCGCGGGGCGCTGCGGCTCGGCTCCCTCGAAAGCGCCGCCGGCGCCCGGCTGCCGCCGGTCCTGTCGGCCTTCCATGCCCGCTACCCGGAGGTGTCGATCGAGCTGCAAACCGGCACGTCCACCGCACTGCTGCGCCGGCTGGAGCGCTTCGAGGTGGAGGCCGCCTTCGTGTCCGAGCCGCTGGAGAAGGGCCGCCTCCGCAGCGTGCCGGCCTTCGACGAGGAACTGGTGCTGATCACCGCCAAGCAGGCGCCCGCCCCTCGCCGTGCGGCCGATCTGGACGGCCGCACCCTGCTGGCCTTTCCGCACGGCTGCTCGTACCGGCGCCGGCTCCTGGAATGGGCGGCCGAAGGCGGCGCCTCGCCCGGCCGCATCCTCGACCTGGGTTCGTACCACGCGATCGTCGCCTGCGTAGCGGCCGGCGCCGGTGTGGCCATCGTGCCGGCCGAAGTGCTCGACCAGGCCGTGCTCGGCAGCTCGGTGCAGCGCCATCCGCTGCCCGCGCGGCTGCGCGTCAATCGCACGCACCTGGTGTGGCAGGGCGAGGCGAGCGCGCCCCTGCGGGCCTTGATGGAGATGCTGCCGCCGCCGCGCGCCAGGCGGCGCACCGCGGCCTGA
- a CDS encoding (2Fe-2S) ferredoxin domain-containing protein, with amino-acid sequence MSDQPETQAPQGAVQKPKIGDYRRHLLVCTGPRCTQDGQSQALFDSLGDKFKAAGLDKGERRVKRSRVNCFAACKGGPVMCVQPDGVWYYDVTPANMDRIIDQHLVGDTVVEELVFHRGPGHVG; translated from the coding sequence ATGAGCGACCAGCCCGAAACCCAGGCACCGCAAGGCGCGGTGCAGAAGCCCAAGATCGGCGACTACCGCCGCCACCTGCTGGTGTGCACCGGACCCCGGTGCACGCAGGATGGCCAGTCGCAGGCCCTGTTCGACAGCCTGGGCGACAAGTTCAAGGCGGCCGGCCTGGACAAGGGCGAGCGGCGCGTCAAGCGCAGCCGCGTCAACTGCTTCGCCGCCTGCAAGGGCGGGCCGGTGATGTGCGTGCAGCCGGACGGTGTCTGGTACTACGACGTCACCCCCGCCAACATGGACCGCATCATCGACCAGCACCTGGTCGGCGACACGGTGGTGGAGGAGCTGGTGTTCCACCGCGGGCCGGGCCATGTCGGCTGA
- a CDS encoding cobalamin biosynthesis central domain-containing protein, with protein MPPVPEPSIVLVAITRHGAAQAATLARALPGARLCVSAKFADVLHEFEERLQVYSGPFKDEIGGLFAQYDQIVFFVSLGAVVRLIAPHLRSKDEDPGVTVVDDAGEFVIPVLSGHVGGANECALRIAGLLKATPVLTTASDVGRTIPVDILGRELGWRVEAPKINITRVSAHVVNGEPVAFVQEAGSRAWWTRPTPPPANIHRYERFEDVDLQRFAAVLWVTHRPLQAEHWQQLPERLVVYRPPLAEEAGQ; from the coding sequence ATGCCCCCCGTGCCTGAACCCAGCATCGTGCTGGTGGCCATCACACGCCACGGCGCCGCCCAGGCGGCCACCCTGGCCCGGGCGCTGCCCGGGGCACGGCTGTGCGTGTCCGCCAAGTTCGCCGACGTGCTCCATGAGTTCGAAGAGCGCCTGCAGGTCTACAGCGGGCCGTTCAAGGACGAGATCGGCGGCTTGTTTGCGCAGTACGACCAGATCGTGTTCTTCGTCTCGCTCGGCGCGGTGGTGCGGCTCATCGCACCGCACCTGCGCAGCAAGGACGAAGACCCGGGCGTGACGGTGGTCGACGATGCGGGCGAGTTCGTCATCCCGGTGCTCTCCGGCCATGTGGGTGGGGCCAACGAATGCGCGCTGCGCATCGCCGGGCTGTTGAAGGCCACGCCGGTGCTCACCACCGCATCCGACGTGGGCCGCACGATCCCGGTGGACATCCTCGGCCGCGAGCTGGGCTGGCGCGTCGAGGCACCCAAGATCAACATCACCCGGGTGTCGGCCCATGTGGTGAATGGCGAGCCGGTCGCCTTCGTGCAGGAAGCCGGCAGCCGCGCCTGGTGGACCCGGCCGACGCCGCCGCCGGCCAACATCCACCGCTACGAACGTTTCGAGGACGTGGACCTGCAGCGCTTCGCCGCGGTGCTGTGGGTCACCCACCGCCCGCTGCAGGCCGAGCACTGGCAACAGCTGCCCGAGCGGCTGGTGGTGTACCGCCCGCCGCTGGCCGAGGAGGCCGGCCAGTGA
- the bluB gene encoding 5,6-dimethylbenzimidazole synthase, with protein MRHFRAGATVAPATLERLMHAAHQAPSVGLMQPWRFLRITDAGLRRRIAALVEEERLATAQALGERASEFLRLKVEGVSECAELWVAALAPDDGTLFGRRTMPREMAISSLACAVQNLWLAARVEQLGLGWVSLFDPLALKAALGLPDGAEPLALICLGPVDTFYPEPMLQQVGWRQPRGAEQVFFENCWGSVAAAQDEGTVSAAPPSSMD; from the coding sequence ATGCGGCACTTCCGTGCCGGCGCGACGGTGGCGCCCGCGACGCTGGAACGCCTGATGCACGCCGCGCACCAGGCGCCCTCGGTGGGCCTGATGCAGCCCTGGCGCTTCCTGCGCATCACCGATGCCGGGCTGCGCCGGCGCATTGCCGCGCTGGTGGAGGAAGAGCGGCTCGCGACAGCACAGGCGCTGGGCGAACGGGCCTCGGAGTTCCTGCGCCTGAAGGTCGAAGGCGTGTCGGAGTGCGCCGAGCTGTGGGTGGCTGCGCTCGCCCCCGACGACGGCACCTTGTTCGGCCGCCGCACCATGCCGCGCGAGATGGCCATCAGCTCGCTGGCTTGCGCGGTCCAGAACCTGTGGCTTGCGGCCCGGGTGGAGCAGCTGGGGCTGGGCTGGGTGTCGCTGTTCGACCCGCTGGCCCTCAAGGCGGCGCTGGGCCTGCCCGACGGTGCCGAGCCGCTGGCCCTGATCTGCCTGGGCCCGGTGGACACGTTCTATCCCGAACCGATGCTGCAACAGGTCGGCTGGCGGCAGCCGCGCGGTGCCGAGCAGGTGTTCTTCGAGAACTGCTGGGGGTCGGTCGCCGCAGCGCAGGATGAGGGCACCGTGTCAGCGGCACCTCCCTCGTCGATGGACTGA
- a CDS encoding cobalt-precorrin-5B (C(1))-methyltransferase — MMEKTVKRGTRTGFTTGACSAAAARAAVLGLVCGAVPERVECLLPNGQQVVFAVNDGCCEGDSAQRRAHAMVIKDAGDDPDCTDKAHLTADVRLLPQRPGEVLLLGGFGVGTVTMPGLGLEVGGPAINPVPRRNIEANVRLAGAPLLEQAGLEVTLSVPQGIEMAKKTLNARLGILGGISILGTTGIVKPYSTAAYRASVVQGVEVAATTGSGVAVLTTGGRTEKFAMEELPHLPQACFVQMGDFLRYALDTAVACRLPRVVIGGMVGKLTKIAQGETITHAGRAEVDTALLAELCAGIGVPPEVCEDIRNAETARYASERVQALGLVHEFHQALAERVVATVAGRYPGQFQLTVLVCDFDGRKLAEASSSP; from the coding sequence ATGATGGAGAAAACCGTCAAGCGCGGCACCCGCACCGGCTTCACCACCGGTGCCTGCTCCGCGGCCGCGGCCCGGGCAGCGGTGCTGGGGCTGGTCTGCGGCGCGGTGCCGGAGCGGGTGGAATGCCTGCTGCCCAACGGCCAGCAGGTGGTCTTCGCCGTCAATGACGGCTGCTGCGAAGGCGACAGCGCGCAGCGCCGGGCCCACGCCATGGTCATCAAGGATGCCGGCGACGACCCCGACTGCACCGACAAGGCCCACCTGACTGCCGACGTCCGCCTGCTGCCGCAGCGGCCGGGCGAGGTGCTGCTGCTCGGCGGCTTCGGTGTCGGCACGGTAACCATGCCCGGGCTGGGCCTGGAGGTGGGCGGCCCCGCGATCAACCCGGTGCCCCGGCGCAACATCGAGGCCAACGTGCGGCTGGCCGGCGCCCCGCTGCTGGAGCAGGCCGGGCTGGAGGTGACCCTGTCGGTGCCGCAGGGCATCGAGATGGCCAAGAAGACCCTGAACGCGCGCCTGGGCATCCTCGGCGGCATCTCCATCCTCGGCACGACCGGCATCGTCAAGCCCTACTCCACCGCTGCCTACCGGGCCAGCGTGGTGCAGGGCGTGGAGGTGGCCGCCACGACGGGCAGTGGCGTGGCGGTGCTCACCACCGGCGGCCGCACCGAGAAATTCGCGATGGAGGAACTGCCCCACCTGCCGCAGGCCTGCTTCGTGCAGATGGGCGACTTCCTGCGTTACGCACTCGACACGGCGGTGGCCTGTCGGCTGCCGCGGGTGGTCATCGGCGGCATGGTGGGCAAGCTGACCAAGATCGCGCAGGGCGAGACCATCACCCATGCGGGCCGCGCCGAGGTCGACACCGCCCTGCTGGCCGAGCTGTGCGCCGGCATCGGCGTGCCCCCCGAGGTGTGCGAGGACATCCGCAACGCCGAGACCGCGCGCTATGCCAGCGAGCGCGTGCAGGCCCTGGGCCTCGTGCACGAGTTCCACCAGGCGCTGGCCGAGCGGGTGGTGGCCACCGTGGCGGGCCGCTACCCGGGACAGTTTCAACTCACCGTGCTGGTGTGCGACTTCGACGGTCGCAAGCTGGCCGAAGCAAGCAGCTCTCCATGA
- the cbiE gene encoding precorrin-6y C5,15-methyltransferase (decarboxylating) subunit CbiE, whose protein sequence is MKEDRGRFGGEPCRVIGVLDDGARSLHPQALAHLRQAHCVIGGERTLRLLAEHIDPEARLLDLGGALSQVPGWVAEAQQAGQRCVVLATGDPLCHGIAAYLASRLCIEALEILPNLSTLQLACARVGLPWQDIRIVSVHSRDAGEWVPGADARHGLYALARAAHAHARLAVLTSPDNTPDRIGRLLLAEGLGADFQCAVAQRLCQPEEAVSAALSVQELAERRFADPNVVLLWRLQDKPQPVLFGLPDARYEQRHPDKGLITKHEVRAVSLARLQLRRDSIVWDIGAGSGAVGLEAARLCEQGHVYAIEKNEEDHAIALRNRQALGVGNYSLVHGKAPAGLEHWPDPDAVFIGGSGGELGELIHRVLQRLKPHGCLVMNFVTFENLGTALATLKEAAEALPLHWDVLQLQASRSKPILQMQRLAAENPVWVVCASRGVAHA, encoded by the coding sequence ATGAAAGAAGACCGAGGCCGCTTCGGCGGCGAGCCGTGCCGCGTCATCGGCGTGCTGGACGACGGCGCCCGCAGCCTGCATCCGCAGGCACTGGCCCACCTGCGGCAGGCCCACTGCGTGATCGGCGGCGAGCGCACCTTGCGCCTGCTGGCCGAGCACATCGACCCGGAGGCGCGCCTGCTCGACCTGGGCGGCGCACTCTCGCAGGTGCCCGGCTGGGTGGCCGAGGCGCAGCAGGCCGGCCAGCGCTGCGTGGTGCTGGCCACCGGCGACCCGCTGTGCCATGGCATCGCGGCCTACCTGGCCTCGCGCCTGTGCATCGAGGCGCTGGAGATCCTGCCCAACCTGTCCACCCTGCAGCTGGCCTGCGCCCGTGTCGGCCTGCCGTGGCAGGACATCAGGATCGTCTCGGTGCACAGCCGCGATGCCGGCGAATGGGTGCCCGGCGCCGACGCGCGGCACGGGCTCTATGCGCTGGCCCGTGCCGCCCACGCACATGCCCGGCTGGCGGTGCTCACCAGCCCGGACAACACGCCCGACCGCATCGGCCGCCTGCTGCTGGCCGAGGGCCTGGGCGCCGACTTCCAGTGCGCTGTGGCACAGCGGCTGTGCCAGCCCGAGGAAGCGGTCAGCGCCGCACTGTCGGTGCAGGAGCTGGCCGAGCGCCGTTTCGCCGATCCGAACGTGGTGCTGCTGTGGCGCTTGCAGGACAAGCCGCAGCCGGTGCTGTTCGGGCTGCCCGACGCCCGCTACGAGCAGCGCCATCCCGACAAGGGCCTGATCACCAAGCACGAGGTGCGCGCCGTCTCGCTGGCGCGGCTGCAGTTGCGCCGCGACAGCATCGTCTGGGACATCGGCGCCGGCTCCGGCGCGGTGGGCCTGGAAGCCGCGCGCCTGTGCGAGCAAGGCCATGTCTACGCCATCGAGAAGAACGAGGAGGACCATGCCATCGCCCTGCGCAACCGCCAGGCGCTCGGCGTGGGCAACTACAGCCTGGTGCACGGCAAGGCGCCGGCGGGCCTGGAGCACTGGCCCGACCCGGACGCGGTCTTCATCGGCGGCTCCGGCGGCGAGCTGGGCGAGCTCATCCACCGCGTGCTGCAGCGGCTCAAGCCGCACGGCTGCCTGGTGATGAACTTCGTCACCTTCGAGAACCTGGGCACCGCACTCGCCACGCTGAAAGAGGCCGCCGAGGCCCTGCCGCTGCACTGGGACGTGCTGCAGCTGCAGGCCTCGCGCAGCAAGCCCATCCTGCAGATGCAGCGCCTGGCCGCTGAAAACCCGGTATGGGTGGTCTGTGCCAGCCGGGGAGTGGCCCATGCCTGA
- the cobJ gene encoding precorrin-3B C(17)-methyltransferase codes for MLVGIGPGHEAHMTQRAREAIAEADTVIGYVTYIKLVADLVEGKEVIRKSMTEELDRAVSALEAARAGKRVALISSGDAGVYGMAGPTYEVLFQAGWQPEGDVQVEVVPGASALNSCAALVGAPLTHDFCAISLSDLLTPWPVIARRLEAAALADFVVALYNPKSGRRTRQIVEAQRLFLRHRRADTPVAVVKSAYRRRERIEFTTLQHMAECEIGMLSTVLIGNSNTFVRHGLMVTPRGYASKYDMADGGQAREGERAGRSLSTGLDGWLQQLQELHAEGHDVAALAARYRLPEDYIAATLAEPVAAEPAEPEEVSET; via the coding sequence ATGCTGGTGGGCATCGGCCCCGGCCACGAGGCCCACATGACGCAGCGCGCCCGGGAGGCGATCGCCGAAGCGGACACGGTCATCGGCTATGTCACCTACATCAAGCTGGTGGCCGACCTGGTCGAAGGCAAGGAGGTCATCCGCAAGTCGATGACCGAGGAGCTCGACCGCGCCGTCAGCGCGCTGGAGGCGGCCCGCGCCGGCAAGCGGGTGGCGCTCATCTCCTCGGGCGACGCAGGCGTCTATGGCATGGCCGGGCCCACCTACGAGGTGCTGTTCCAGGCCGGCTGGCAGCCCGAGGGCGATGTGCAGGTGGAGGTGGTGCCCGGTGCGTCGGCGCTCAACAGTTGCGCGGCCCTGGTGGGAGCGCCGCTCACGCACGACTTCTGCGCCATTTCCTTGTCCGACCTGCTGACGCCCTGGCCGGTCATTGCAAGGCGGCTGGAAGCGGCGGCGCTGGCCGACTTCGTGGTGGCGCTCTACAACCCCAAGAGCGGACGGCGCACCCGGCAGATCGTCGAGGCGCAGCGGCTGTTCCTGCGCCATCGGCGCGCCGACACGCCGGTGGCGGTGGTCAAGTCGGCCTACCGGCGGCGCGAACGCATCGAGTTCACCACGCTGCAGCACATGGCCGAGTGCGAGATCGGCATGCTCAGCACCGTGCTGATCGGCAACAGCAACACCTTCGTGCGGCATGGCCTGATGGTGACCCCGCGCGGCTATGCCAGCAAGTACGACATGGCCGACGGCGGCCAGGCGCGCGAAGGCGAGCGTGCCGGACGCTCGCTGTCCACCGGACTGGACGGCTGGCTGCAGCAGCTGCAAGAGCTGCACGCGGAGGGCCACGACGTGGCGGCCCTGGCGGCACGCTACCGGCTGCCGGAGGACTACATCGCGGCGACCCTGGCCGAGCCGGTCGCCGCCGAACCTGCAGAGCCCGAGGAAGTGAGCGAGACATGA
- a CDS encoding carboxymuconolactone decarboxylase family protein, translated as MTLAPSMTSALTFPEAGLPERLAPPAVLDPAQQEAADELINGPRRGVYGPFRPLMHRPALLSAVAKVGENLRYQGSLDAALREWTICVVARELSNVFEWDMHLPLAAAAGVPAAALAALDAGEPSPPELRGDLALARSVATELITHHRLGDATYQEALQQWGEPTLVELLTLIGYFAMVCWLMNVARTPGPAPAR; from the coding sequence ATGACCCTTGCACCTTCCATGACCTCGGCGCTGACTTTTCCCGAAGCCGGCCTGCCCGAACGCCTGGCCCCCCCGGCGGTGCTCGACCCCGCGCAGCAGGAGGCGGCGGACGAGCTGATCAACGGCCCACGGCGCGGCGTCTACGGGCCGTTCCGCCCGCTGATGCACCGGCCGGCGCTGCTGAGTGCGGTGGCCAAGGTGGGTGAGAACCTGCGCTACCAAGGCAGCCTGGATGCGGCCTTGCGGGAGTGGACGATCTGCGTCGTCGCCCGCGAGCTGTCCAACGTCTTTGAATGGGACATGCACCTGCCGCTCGCGGCAGCGGCCGGTGTGCCGGCGGCGGCGCTGGCGGCGCTGGATGCCGGCGAGCCGTCACCGCCTGAACTGCGGGGCGACCTGGCGCTGGCGCGCAGCGTGGCCACGGAGCTGATCACCCATCACCGGCTGGGCGACGCCACCTACCAGGAGGCGCTCCAGCAATGGGGTGAGCCGACGCTGGTGGAGCTGCTCACCTTGATCGGCTATTTCGCGATGGTGTGCTGGCTGATGAACGTGGCGCGCACGCCGGGGCCGGCGCCGGCGCGCTGA
- the cobI gene encoding precorrin-2 C(20)-methyltransferase, whose protein sequence is MPDHRRGCLWGVSLGPGDPDLMTRRAHALLQRQDAVWTYPVRSTRSESYALAIAERAGLARPPLHQALLFPMTHDAEKLARHWLAGASQVLAHLEAGRDVMFLVEGDASTFATFGHLARTLRGLQPEVGIEVVPGVASFLASCARLQWPLAEQDDTVAIVPAAYGVDMVERLLDDFDTLVLLKVKPLLDPLIALLERRGLLAGSCFIEKAGAPDERVVRDLRELPGTAVNYLSLLIVKNPGRLRGERVRGCRPKPGLRREMQGEPDAPRA, encoded by the coding sequence ATGCCTGACCACCGCCGCGGCTGCCTGTGGGGCGTCTCGCTCGGCCCGGGCGACCCCGACCTGATGACCCGCCGCGCGCATGCGCTGCTGCAGCGGCAGGACGCGGTCTGGACCTACCCGGTGCGCAGCACCCGCAGCGAGAGCTATGCGCTGGCCATTGCCGAGCGGGCCGGGCTGGCGCGGCCGCCGCTGCACCAGGCGCTGCTGTTCCCGATGACCCACGACGCGGAGAAGCTGGCCCGCCACTGGCTGGCCGGCGCCAGCCAGGTGCTGGCGCACCTGGAGGCGGGGCGCGACGTGATGTTCCTGGTGGAAGGCGATGCCTCGACCTTCGCGACCTTCGGCCACCTGGCGCGCACGCTGCGTGGCCTGCAGCCGGAGGTCGGCATCGAGGTGGTGCCCGGCGTGGCCAGCTTCCTGGCCAGCTGCGCCCGCCTGCAATGGCCGCTGGCGGAGCAGGACGACACGGTGGCCATCGTGCCGGCGGCCTATGGCGTGGACATGGTGGAGCGACTGCTGGACGACTTCGACACGTTGGTGCTGCTGAAGGTCAAGCCACTGCTGGATCCGCTGATTGCGCTGCTGGAACGGCGCGGGTTGCTCGCGGGCAGCTGCTTCATCGAGAAGGCCGGCGCGCCGGACGAGCGGGTGGTGCGCGACCTGCGCGAGCTCCCCGGGACCGCGGTGAACTACCTGTCACTGCTGATCGTCAAGAACCCCGGGCGGCTGCGCGGCGAACGCGTGCGCGGCTGCCGCCCCAAGCCCGGCCTGCGCCGGGAGATGCAAGGAGAACCCGATGCCCCCCGTGCCTGA